A genomic window from Purpureocillium takamizusanense chromosome 2, complete sequence includes:
- a CDS encoding uncharacterized protein (TransMembrane:1 (o70-91i)) — protein sequence MILPRNAVSLQASEYLMMGSIETGMWLMRDGQQQNSLYNRASAAGTAGSGIGAGGLAAKNSGGDSQSTKFIIGFCVAVPCTMIIVGLYFFFKRRRNKRGRRSYNTNARGGGGGGEIDDNGARANGKARTKVPNAKHRSEWGRRREKKTRRFSFFKLPDRLKPVTPPAAYRREKELLPSGPP from the coding sequence ATGATCCTTCCTCGGAATGCTGTAAGCCTGCAAGCCAGCGAATACCTCATGATGGGTAGTATCGAGACAGGCATGTGGCTAATGAGAGATGGCCAACAGCAAAACTCCCTGTATAAtcgcgcgtcggcggcaggcactgccggcagcggcatcggcgccggcgggttggcggccaagaacagcggcggcgacagccaGAGCACAAAGTTCATCATCGGGTTTTGTGTGGCGGTCCCCTGCACGATGATCATTGTTGGCCTCTACTTCTTCttcaagcggcggcgcaacaAGCGCGGCCGCAGGAGCTACAACACGAAcgcgcggggcggcggcggcggcggcgagatcgaTGACAACGGAGCGCGCGCGAACGGAAAAGCTAGGACCAAGGTCCCCAATGCGAAGCATAGAAGCGAGTGGGGGCgaaggagggagaagaagacgaggaggttCTCGTTCTTCAAGCTACCAGACAGGCTCAAGCCGGTGACTCCACCGGCGGCGTATAGGAGGGAAAAGGAACTGCTGCCTTCTGGGCCGCCTTGA
- the CDC24 gene encoding Guanine nucleotide exchange factor for Cdc42p (EggNog:ENOG503NVJ0~COG:T) — MAHAPLLRTNTAPVFQSTLSGSGGLQQDSMNNAPRASQLSGSTAFAGSSSSLNSLSSGATIIPGQNGGPVIATGNIINQKADASRSLYQICVSLKQRLAQVPDFEPFLEQLDPTDPVDPLWNLFRSGYPLLVIYNSLQPREPLRVDDPNASEAKKSKIAIFKFVQACMKELQVSPTESFVITDLMGNDTSGFVKVTQVVNYVLDLAEQRGLLLQQDSYPEDEPMAAVGGSQMSYRDHIVKELVDTERKYVQDLENLHDLKKSLEQKGAIPGDIVHQIFLNINAILDFQRRFLIRVETTNSMPKVAQRWGAPFCFYEDAFDIYQPFIANQRKAAQIANQVFDKIQLSEHPVAADFNTLDGFLLKPMQRLVKYPLLLKDMYKKSEDPDTRNDLMSGCEAAERVLQKANEAVNRDLLDEALEELINRVDDWKSHKVESFGKLLLHGVYGVITGKNDQEKDYEIYLFECILLCCKEASPNKSKDKKDKSRTSGPRLRNRNTKLQLKGRIFMTNVTDIVSLSKPGKADRRRSRSAPLTVSAGSHSVQIWWKGDPGVENFTIKFLNEEMMKKWAIGLETQRKDNAPRLSTSPDGVAADFAWTRDHAGGLENPYLQQDDDDDEDYGPATAPAQFPMHSNPTNGSMPRTSSASNLRQRSATGDSVQSLAGIARAPPPRFPLPTPPAPLNLQALGSGAPSPGSRGGESYFSPVGESPASSRTSTTSGVFPPGYAFPKTGTPQAVWDDVNRYTAPAMPRAPSRDGSSPNPHAMNSRNLRGPSLPAMATHSQSAAQQQRSRSYSTPDVNAGGIPRQRQQSQGHIPAVPGIPQHLHPAHDGSIPRSQNGSPRNDLPIRTSTQSPGAQRERHHQHSGSLGGTMSHFPAQPVYPRQTTPGPPAGSSLRVDSAAANSRTVSPALGTGVAPPPSGNPLASPELPLPTQLKVRVKCDSGNYVTLVVAFNITYQSLIDRIDAKLARFMNSSISKGMLKLRYRDEDGDFVTIESDDDIQIAFMEWREGVKNMYTGGVGEIELFCVGDTS; from the exons ATGGCCCATGCCCCGTTACTGAGAACCAATACGGCCCCGGTCTTTCAGTCTACCCTGAGCGGTTCTGGAGGCCTGCAACAAGACAGTATGAACAatgcgccgcgcgccagtCAGCtctcgggctcgacggcttTCGCtggctcgtcttcgtctctCAACTCCTTGAGCAGCGGTGCCACTATCATCCCCGGGCAGAATGGCGGGCCAGTCATCGCTACCGGAAACATTATCAACCAAAAGGCCGATGCCTCGCGTTCGCTGTATCAGATTTGTGTCTCGCTGAAGCAACGCCTCGCCCAGGTGCCGGATTTCGAACCCTttctcgagcagctcgacccGACAGACCCAGTAGATCCGTTATGGAACCTTTTCCGCTCGGGCTATCCACTCCTTGTCATTTACAACTCGCTCCAGCCTCGCGAACCCCTCCGGGTCGATGACCCAAACGCCTCGGAAGCGAAGAAATCCAAGATTGCCATCTTCAAGTTCGTACAAGCATGCATGAAAGAGCTCCAGGTCTCTCCGACGGAAAGTTTCGTCATCACCGACTTGATGGGCAATGACACCTCTGGGTTCGTCAAG GTGACTCAGGTTGTCAACTACGTGCTCGATCTTGCAGAGCAGCGGGGTCTACTGTTACAACAAGACTCATATCCCGAAGATGAGCCCATGGCTGCCGTTGGTGGCTCCCAAATGAGCTACAGAGATCACATCGTCAAGGAATTGGTGGACACGGAGCGGAAATATGTCCAGGACCTCGAGAACCTGCACGACTTGAAGAAGTCGCTCGAGCAAAAGGGCGCGATCCCGGGTGATATTGTCCATCAGATATTCCTGAACATCAACGCCATCCTTGATTTTCAGCGTCGCTTTTTGATCCGCGTTGAGACAACCAATTCGATGCCCAAGGTCGCTCAGCGTTGGGGTGCTCCCTTCTGCTTCTACGAAGACGCTTTCGACATTTATCAGCCATTTATTGCCAACCAGCGGAAAGCGGCTCAGATTGCCAACCAGGTTTTCGACAAGATTCAACTCTCTGAACatcctgtcgccgccgacttcAATACGCTAGACGGGTTCTTGTTAAAACCGATGCAACGCTTAGTTAAGTATCCGTTGCTTCTCAAG GACATGTACAAGAAAAGCGAGGATCCTGACACCAGAAATGATCTGATGTCAGGCTGCGAAGCCGCTGAGCGCGTTCTGCAGAAAGCCAACGAGGCTGTGAATCGAGATCTGTTAGATGAGGCCCTAGAAGAACTCATCAACAGAGTAGACGACTGGAAGTCCCACAAGGTGGAGTCGTTCGGAAAGTTGCTCCTGCACGGCGTCTACGGCGTCATCACAGGGAAGAACGACCAGGAGAAAGAC TACGAGATTTACCTATTCGAGTGTATATTGCTCTGCTGCAAAGAGGCATCGCCGAACAAgagcaaggacaagaaggacaagagTCGGACTTCGGGGCCAAGGCTCCGAAACAGGAACACAAAGCTTCAGCTCAAAGGCAGGATTTTCATGACTAACGTTACTGACATCGTGTCTCTGTCCAAGCCAGGTAAGGCAGATCggcgtcgcagtcgcagtgCCCCTCTGACTGTTAGCGCAGGATCTCACAGTGTTCAAATCTGGTGGAAGGGCGACCCTGGTGTAGAGAATTTCACGATCAAGTTCCTCAACGAGGAAATGATGAAAAAGTGGGCCATTGGACTTGAAACGCAACGAAAGGACAACGCCCCACGCCTGTCGACAAGCCCTGATGGCGTTGCAGCTGATTTCGCCTGGACGCGGGATCATGCGGGCGGGCTTGAGAACCCATATTTgcagcaagacgacgacgacgacgaggattACGGACCCGCCACCGCACCGGCGCAATTTCCCATGCACTCGAACCCGACAAATGGCTCGATGCCCCGCACATCCTCCGCTTCAAATCTGAGACAACGATCGGCGACTGGGGATAGCGTCCAGTCACTGGCTGGCATCGCGAGAGCACCGCCTCCACGATTCCCACTGCCgactcctcctgctcctctcAACCTTCAGGCCTTGGGAAGTGGCGCGCCTTCACCCGGGTCTAGAGGCGGTGAGAGCTACTTCTCACCTGTCGGTGAgtcgccggcgtcatcgcgAACAAGTACGACGAGCGGGGTGTTTCCGCCAGGCTACGCGTTCCCAAAGACTGGCACTCCTCAGGCAGTCTGGGACGATGTGAACCGGTACACGGCCCCGGCCATGCCGCGAGCTCCATCTCGTGATGGCTCATCGCCGAATCCCCACGCCATGAATTCGAGGAACCTTCGCGGCCCATCGCTtcccgccatggcgacgcaCAGCCAGAGTGCAGCTCAACAGCAGCGCAGTCGGTCTTACAGCACACCCGATGTCAATGCTGGCGGTATACCACGACAAAGGCAGCAGAGTCAAGGCCATATCCCTGCCGTGCCGGGCATCCCTCAACATCTCCACCCAGCGCACGACGGCAGCATCCCGAGGTCACAAAACGGCTCCCCTCGTAATGATCTGCCCATCAGAACGAGTACACAAAGCCCTGGAGCTCAACGCGAGCGACATCACCAGCATTCGGGCAGCCTGGGTGGCACGATGTCGCACTTCCCCGCACAGCCGGTGTACCCACGCCAGACTACCCCTGGTCCCCCGGCGGGGAGTTCGCTGCGAGTTGActcagcggcggccaacTCGCGAACAGTGTCGCCGGCCTTGGGCACAGGTGttgctccgccgccgtcgggcaaTCCATTGGCAAGTCCTGAGTTGCCCCTACCGACACAGCTCAAGGTCCGAGTCAAGTGTGACAGTGGCAACTACGTCACCCTGGTCGTGGCCTTCAACATCACTTATCAGTCACTCATTGACCGGATTGACGCCAAGCTCGCTCGCTTTATGAACAGCAGTATCAGCAAGGGCATGCTAAAACTCCGATATCgcgatgaagatggcgacTTTGTCACTATTGaaagcgacgacgacatccaaATAGCGTTCATGGAGTGGCGAGAAGGAGTCAAGAACATGTacacgggcggcgtgggGGAGATAGAGCTCTTTTGCGTTGGAGATACATCTTAA
- a CDS encoding uncharacterized protein (EggNog:ENOG503NUA6~TransMembrane:14 (o165-185i240-263o275-293i300-321o344-364i421-439o493-513i558-578o584-604i668-689o701-723i735-755o784-802i814-836o)~COG:T), with translation MAAADDEKRGATSGADEVPRRPSAVSLNKSEDPSEPFSYDEDDRYAYANSEQRQQTMTEHDLNVTEDDLLEAKELASQYTLDEVRSIMIRVHRIHEKDPNFPATVIQKIKAFLENESVFSNPEKHQHLIQEMKLEAALVTSNSPYAEVRAVVSNKDDPKTPCSTIRSWTIGLFFSLLLAFINQLFDIRQPAIRVMANVAQLLAYPIGKAAENWLPDKGFTLFGIRHSLNPGPFSKKEHMLITIMANVAYNTPYTNYIIWVQYLPQYFDQPYASHFAYQLLIALATNFIGYGMAGVCRRFLVYPSYCVWPASLVTIALNSAFHNDVNPPVEGPFRRIWRISRIKFFYLMFAAMFVWFWFPNYIWVGLSKFNWISWIAPGHRDVNVITGINNGLGVNPFPTWDWNVLLWDSADPLMVPFFSTLNRFIGVFVSFWVVLIFWYKNVYNTGYLPINTNRVYDHFAQLYNITKATDDHGLFNQEKYAQYSPPFLGAGNIVIYMFFFGIYTSTLTYAALYHRHEIIMGFKALFNSLRRKKKTKQDDTSLDVHNRLMQAYPEVPEWWYMICLAVAIGLGIGGIVGWDTHTSPGVVFYGLALCVVFVIPVGIIKAMTGIEVTLNVLAEFVGGSWVDGNALAMNYFKSFGYVTCAHAIWFCNDLKLAHYVKIPPRQTFIAQIIATFISTIVCIGVLNFQMQNIDGVCTPNAQYKLTCPGVNTFFTASVLWGTVGPERIFGHGGQYSATLVGFPLGVVIVVFFWALSKKFPNWTWVRQIHPVAIMYGGIVWAPYNMSYVWPSVPIAYFSWIYLKSRFLGLWSKYNFVLSAAWSCGIAISGIIIFFSLQYTGTDFDWWGNQVSQMGCEGDSCELKTLGPGEYFGPRMGDFS, from the exons atggccgccgccgacgatgagaaGAGAGGCGCGACGAGCGGGGCAGACGAggtgcctcgtcgcccttcCGCCGTCTCTCTCAACAAGTCGGAGGATCCTTCG GAACCCTTCTCCTATGACGAAGACGATCGCTACGCATACGCAAACTCGGAGCAGCGCCAACAGACCATGACTGAGCACGACCTCAATGTCACCGAAGACGACCTGCTCGAAGCGAAAGAGCTCGCCTCGCAATATACGCTTGATGAAGTCCGCAGCATCATGATCCGGGTCCACCGCATTCACGAAAAAGACCCCAACTTCCCTGCCACCGTCATACAGAAGATCAAAGCATTTCTCGAGAACGAGTCTGTCTTTTCTAATCCCGAAAAGCACCAACACCTCATCCAGGAGATGAAACTggaggccgccctcgtcaccaGCAATAGCCCGTACGCCGAAGTGCGCGCTGTCGTCAGTAACAAGGATGACCCCAagacgccgtgctcgacgatACGGAGCTGGACCATCGGGCTGTTCTTTTCGCTTCTGCTCGCGTTCATCAATCAACTCTTCGACAttcgccagcccgccatTCGAGTCATGGCGAATGTCGCGCAGTTGTTGGCGTACCCCATTGGCAAGGCCGCGGAGAACTGGCTACCTGATAAGGGCTTCACACTGTTTGGTATCCGACACTCGCTGAATCCGGGGCCCTTCTCTAAGAAGGAGCATAtgctcatcaccatcatggccaacgtTGCATACAACACCCCTTACACCAACTACATCATCTGGGTGCAGTATTTGCCGCAATACTTTGATCAGCCATACGCCTCGCATTTTGCATACCAGCTGCTGATTGCCCTTGCGACCAATTTCATCGGCTATGGCATGGCTGGCGTCTGTCGTCGCTTCCTCGTTTACCCGTCGTACTGCGTCTGGCCCGCTTCGCTCGTCACGATTGCCCTCAACTCGGCTTTCCATAACGATGTCAACCCCCCGGTCGAAGGCCCCTTCCGCCGGATCTGGCGCATATCCCGCATCAAATTCTTTTATCTCATGTTCGCCGCCATGTTCGTCTGGTTCTGGTTCCCGAACTACATCTGGGTCGGTCTGTCCAAGTTCAACTGGATAAGCTGGATCGCGCCCGGTCACCGGGACGTCAATGTTATCACGGGCATCAACAATGGTCTCGGCGTCAACCCCTTCCCGACTTGGGACTGGAACGTTTTGCTCTGGGACTCGGCCGACCCCCTCATGGTGCCCTTCTTCAGCACCCTGAACAGGTTCATCGGTGTTTTCGTCTCTTTCTGGGTTGTGCTGATCTTCTGGTACAAGAACGTGTATAACACGGGATACCTCCCCATCAACACGAACAGAGTCTACGACCACTTTGCGCAGCTATACAACATCACGAAAGCGACCGACGACCACGGGCTGTTCAACCAGGAAAAATATGCGCAATATTCCCCTCCCTTTCTGGGCGCTGGAAATATTGTCATTTACATGTTCTTCTTTGGCATTTATACGTCGACGCTCACGTATGCTGCGCTCTACCACCGACACGAGATCATCATGGGCTTCAAGGCTTTGTTCAACAGCCTgcgcaggaagaagaagaccaAGCAGGACGACACCAGCCTCGATGTACACAACCGACTTATGCAAGCGTATCCTGAGGTTCCGGAGTGGTGGTACATGATCTGCCTGGCGGTGGCCATCGGCTTGGGCATTGGTGGCATCGTCGGCTGGGACACGCACACCTCGCCCGGGGTCGTCTTCTATGGTCTGGCCCTGTGCGTGGTCTTTGTGATTCCGGTCGGCATCATCAAAGCAATGACGGGCATTGAGGTGACCCTCAACGTCCTGGCCGAGTTTGTCGGTGGCTCTTGGGTCGATGGCAACGCGCTCGCCATGAACTACTTCAAGTCGTTCGGTTACGTTACCTGCGCCCACGCCATCTGGTTCTGCAACGACTTGAAGTTGGCTCATTACGTCAAGATCCCCCCTCGTCAGACCTTCATTGCGCAGATCATCGCCACTTTCATTAGCACCATTGTTTGTATCGGGGTTCTCAACTTCCAGATGCAGAACATCGATGGCGTCTGCACCCCGAACGCGCAATACAAGTTGACGTGCCCGGGCGTCAACACTTTCTTTACTGCCTCCGTGCTGTGGGGCACAGTCGGGCCAGAGAGGATCTtcgggcacggcggccaaTACAGCGCGACACTTGTCGGCTTCCCACTGGgagtcgtcatcgtcgtgtTCTTTTGGGCGCTCAGCAAAAAGTTCCCCAACTGGACTTGGGTGCGGCAAATTCATCCCGTGGCCATCATGTACGGCGGCATCGTGTGGGCGCCGTACAACATGTCGTATGTCTGGCCATCGGTGCCCATTGCCTACTTCTCGTGGATCTACCTCAAGTCTCGCTTCCTCGGCCTGTGGTCCAAG TACAACTTTGTCCTCTCTGCGGCCTGGTCGTGCGGTATTGCTATTTctggcatcatcatcttTTTCAGCCTGCAGTATACCGGAACCGACTTCGACTGGTGGGGAAACCAGGTCTCGCAAATGGGCTGCGAAGGCGACTCTTGCGAGCTCAAGACGCTTGGGCCCGGGGAGTACTTTGGGCCGCGGATGGGAGACTTTAGCTGA
- a CDS encoding uncharacterized protein (EggNog:ENOG503P8YE): protein MVPLSYLGCVNIGVRIVREQFPDAQLYEVQGAAPNNAYVNDVKKFSRLQLIFQAEEGRGTAIISTSSQWGEFGPVYYVGQPWLEDVVIPWPIDMDATEADRLLREHYSGPYNSMLLRHPLYPGYNEPYYIFNVAGEGFVFVGVNSRKVFRPAQGLAEKMAIPTSASEKD, encoded by the coding sequence ATGGTGCCTCTTAGCTACCTTGGCTGTGTCAACATCGGCGTGCGCATAGTCCGAGAGCAGTTCCCTGACGCACAGCTGTACGAGGTTCAAGGGGCTGCACCCAATAACGCCTACGTCAATGATGTGAAGAAATTCTCACGCCTGCAGCTTATATTCCAAGCCGAGGAAGGCAGAGGGACTGCAATAATCTCCACGTCGAGCCAGTGGGGAGAGTTTGGGCCCGTGTACTACGTTGGTCAGCCATGGCTAGAGGACGTTGTCATCCCTTGGCCCATCGACATGGATGCCACCGAGGCGGACAGGCTTCTCAGAGAGCATTACAGCGGCCCATATAACAGCATGCTTCTTCGTCACCCTTTGTATCCCGGGTATAATGAGCCCTACTACATCTTCAACGTGGCCGGGGAAGGGTTTGTGTTTGTCGGCGTCAATTCGAGGAAGGTGTTCAGGCCGGCTCAAGGCTTGGCGGAGAAGATGGCGATTCCAACGTCGGCTTCGGAGAAGGACTGA
- the MRP10 gene encoding 40S ribosomal protein mrp10 (COG:J~EggNog:ENOG503P58I), with protein sequence MTGGHKPIRLPPLKTLRVHAPKRQPENPCIAIMTSVLACWASAGYNASGCGALENQLRRCMDGPPPPPAPANTINYHLSRMQKYVTSPRKQK encoded by the exons aTGACCGGAGGGCACAAGCCCATCCGGCTCCCGCCGCTCAAGACGCTGCGCGTCCACGCCCCCAAGCGCCAGCCAGAGAACCCTTGCATCGCCATCATGACCAGCGTCTTGG CGTGCTGGGCGTCCGCGGGCTACAATGCCTCCGGATGCGGCGCTCTCGAGAACCAGCTGCGGCGCTGCATGGacggtccgccgccgccgcctgcccccGCCAACACGATCAACTATCACCTCTCACGAATGCAAAAGTACGTCACGAGCCCGCGGAAGCAAAAGTAA
- a CDS encoding uncharacterized protein (COG:S~EggNog:ENOG503NXTV) has translation MGRDPNEHSSAQVWTGCCDIALQKTKFSSAARATVQRRSEANMAKSDHLPTAMDPFSPVHQTDEGYSEDPLNPTSSQGPSTAISALRSPADLPSWLANNASALPTSIKTELTMVLLDQLPTSAIAEIVQRLNPRLYIDFIQYLPAEICLKVLGYLDPASLVSVMKTCRAWYDLSLDRKLWETLYYLEGWKAITSEIEAWEARVNASLNSSISHLNRLQDQGGRASKIRALDDDEDLEMTDNDRILPPVGNEVAFDNSIFGSPPMSSFPSNRAAALAEESSDAGGGSSSAKGKGVDRTSGFEDHVVRPKRKEPGGSPEPSLPPLVSLDDPGSLVRSRLWAWDLSSTRYRMNWKYLYNMRRRLESNWELGKYTTFQLPHPMHPEEGHQECVYTLQFDANYLVSGSRDQTMRIWNMHTRRLVREPLVGHRGSVLCLQFDASPEEDILVSGSSDSNVFIWKFSTGELIQKITKAHRESVLNVRFDTRILVTSSKDKTIKIFNRKPLRYGDLGYVMPDDPVIPVATNIKRYGFEPDLAQELPVKEPFTLIGRLEGHGAAVNAIQVRGRTIVSVSGDRHIKVWNWPDQVCTMTIPAHDKGIACVEFDERRIVSGSSDYEVCIFDAPTGLKVAQLRGHAHLVRTVQAGFGDLPYSKEQDEAEARAVDAEYFRAVEAGEVSHENDRRSRRTRRANAGSSRPTEIQAFGAKVPPGGGGGRKYGRIVSGSYDQSIIIWRRDKEGVWKPAHHLRQEEAALAAQRHMSSQPAPMSTPALGQTTSVPVHAATMARGSSSSSRPAGGQPHSLGYGASTLKASILARFGDVQRQVGLCMGLIDHVVPLGAAALQQALAEYPVMLAYHTYLQRAIEREPSPFARAQLRQAVTTALLSIQNGQSERQRRGPEPPAQQRLFANVLTAGPSNDGSNASEQQGGSGPMPVPPQPGYSTLDGWTGRILQPLGRAPAGPQPAGVSHTGQALPPPPPPPPTALGVANAQPIHHHPHIAAAEVAPARVFKLQFDARKIVCCSQAPVIVGWDFCNGDPALEEAARFFATVD, from the exons ATGGGCCGCGACCCCAACGAGCATTCGTCAGCGCAGGTCTGGACTGGCTGCTGCGATATCGCGCTTCAGAAGACCAAATTTTCCAGCGCTGCCCGCGCGACAGTACAGCGGCGCAGCGAGGCCAACATGGCTAAAAGCGACCACCTGCCGACTGCCATGGACCCGTTCTCGCCAGTGCATCAGACCGACGAAGGTTACTCGGAAGATCCTTTGAATCCGACATCCAGTCAAGGGCCCTCGACCGCTATCTCTGCCCTGAGATCGCCTGCAGACTTGCCGTCATGGCTCGCCAACAACGCGTCGGCCCTGCCGACTTCAATCAAGACCG AATTGACCATGGTTCTCCTCGACCAACTACCGACGTCTGCCATCGCCGAAATCGTACAGCGCCTCAACCCCCGCCTGTACATCGACTTCATCCAATATCTGCCGGCCGAGATATGCTTGAAAGTGCTGGGATACCTGGATCCCGCATCACTCGTCAGCGTGATGAAGACGTGTCGTGCGTGGTATGACCTCTCCCTAGATCGCAAGCTTTGGGAGACGTTGTATTACCTCGAGGGCTGGAAAGCAATCACCTCCGAAATCGAGGCCTGGGAGGCGCGGGTCAATGCCAGTTTGAACAGCTCTATTAGTCACTTGAACCGGCTTCAGGACCAAGGCGGACGCGCTAGCAAGATCCgcgctctcgacgacgatgaagactTGGAGATGACTGATAATGACCGCATCCTGCCGCCCGTCGGGAATGAAGTCGCGTTTGACAATAGTATCTTCGGGTCACCCCCAATGTCTTCATTTCCGTCAAACCGGGCagccgcgctggcggaggAGTCTAGTGATGCAGGAGGcggttcgtcgtcggcaaaggGTAAAGGTGTGGACAGGACTTCTGGGTTCGAAGACCATGTTGTGCGTCCAAAGCGGAAGGAGCCTGGTGGCTCCCCGGAACCATCATTACCCCCTCTGGTATCACTTGACGACCCGGGATCTCTCGTTCGATCCAGGTTATGGGCCTGGGATCTTTCAAGTACCCGTTACCGAATGAATTGGAAGTACCTTTACAACATGAGACGGCGACTAGAATCGAATTGGGAGCTTGGGAAGTACACAACTTTTCAGCTGCCACACCCTATGCATCCAGAGGAGGGGCATCAAGAATGTGTCTACACACTACAATTCGATGCAAACTATCTCGTCAGTGGTAGTCGGGACCAGACAATGCGCATATGGAACATGCATACGcgacgcctcgtccgcgaACCTTTGGTTGGACACCGCGGGTCTGTACTTTGCCTGCAGTTCGATGCCAGCCCCGAGGAGGATATCTTGGTCTCTGGGAGCAGCGACTCCAATGTTTTCATATGGAAATTCTCCACCGGCGAGCTGATTCAGAAGATAACCAAGGCACATCGCGAGTCTGTCCTCAACGTCAGGTTTGACACACGCATCCTGGTTACCTCTTCCAAGGATAAGACCATAAAAATCTTCAACCGGAAACCCCTAAGATATGGAGACCTCGGCTATGTCATGCCTGATGACCCGGTAATCCCCGTCGCGACGAATATCAAACGCTACGGTTTTGAGCCCGACCTTGCGCAAGAACTGCCCGTTAAAGAGCCTTTCACGCTGATTGGCCGTCTCGAGGGCCATGGAGCAGCAGTCAACGCCATCCAGGTCCGCGGGAGGACAATTGTCTCCGTCTCTGGTGACAGGCACATCAAGGTTTGGAACTGGCCTGACCAGGTCTGCACCATGACCATCCCCGCGCACGACAAAGGAATCGCGTGCGTTGAGTTTGATGAACGCAGAATTGTCAGTGGCAGTAGCGACTATGAGGTTTGTATATTTGATGCGCCGACGGGGCTGAAAGTGGCTCAGCTCCGTGGACATGCTCATCTGGTGCGGACGGTCCAGGCTGGCTTCGGCGACCTGCCGTACAGCAAGGAacaggacgaggcggaggctcGGGCTGTTGATGCTGAGTACTTTAGGGCAGTTGAGGCTGGCGAGGTCAGCCATGAAAACGACCGCAGGAGCCGGCGCACGAGAAGAGCCAACGCTGGCAGCTCTCGGCCAACGGAGATCCAAGCCTTTGGTGCCAAGGTGCCAccgggtggtggtggcgggagAAAGTATGGGCGCATCGTGTCTGGCTCCTATGATCAAAGCATCATCATCTGGAGACGCGACAAAGAAGGAGTTTGGAAACCTGCGCATCACCTACGCCAGgaagaggccgccctcgcggcccagCGGCATATGTCGTCGCAGCCCGCGCCAATGTCCACGCCGGCGCTTGGTCAGACGACCAGCGTCCCCGTCCACGCAGCGACCATGGCCCGCGgctcgtcctcttcgtcacGCCCAGCCGGAGGACAACCACACAGTCTGGGGTACGGAGCGAGTACTTTGAAAGCATCCATCCTTGCGAGGTTTGGCGACGTGCAGAGACAGGTTGGTTTGTGTATGGGCCTGATCGACCACGTGGTTCCGTTGGGAGCCGCAGCACTGCAGCAAGCACTTGCAGAATACCCGGTGATGTTGGCTTACCACACATACCTGCAACGTGCCATCGAGCGCGAGCCGTCACCATTTGCCAGGGCGCAGCTCAGGCAGGCTGTGACGACAGCGCTGCTCAGCATACAGAATGGCCAATCGGAGAGGCAACGCCGCGGGCctgagccgcccgcccagcaacGTCTCTTTGCCAATGTTCTTACCGCCGGGCCGTCCAACGACGGAAGCAATGCCAGCGAGCAACAAGGTGGCAGTGGCCCAATGCCGGTTCCGCCCCAACCAGGATACTCTACAttggacggatggacgggccGAATTCTTCAACCCCTTGGCCGAGCTCCCGCTGGGCCTCAGCCTGCCGGTGTGTCACACACGGGACAagctctgccgccgccgccgccgccgccaccgacggcgctgggcgtAGCCAACGCGCAGCCTATACACCATCACCCGCAtatcgctgctgctgaagtCGCTCCAGCACGCGTGTTCAAATTGCAATTCGACGCACGCAAGATTGTGTGCTGCAGCCAAGCACCGGTCATCGTGGGTTGGGACTTCTGCAACGGGGATCCTGCACTGGAAGAAGCAGCGCGATTCTTCGCGACGGTCGACTAA